From one Vanacampus margaritifer isolate UIUO_Vmar chromosome 12, RoL_Vmar_1.0, whole genome shotgun sequence genomic stretch:
- the vax1 gene encoding ventral anterior homeobox 1, translating into MEVRYNQETEGMMLKNGLKEGKDGKDSQGSLSKSFLKEQQSSFSSSGTAENCEKNRGSAADPDYCRRILVRDAKGSIREIILPKGLDLDRPKRTRTSFTAEQLYRLEMEFQRCQYVVGRERTELARQLNLSETQVKVWFQNRRTKQKKDQGKDSELRSVVSETAATCSVLRLLEQGRLLTPSGLPGILPHCGSSTLGSALRPPSISMGSNSSSIGGSSGAAGGSPTLPAVTSSGTVPGLQSSAAAHSLFSFPMPSLLGGVASRMPSNPLTMASSLAGNLQELSARYLSSSAFEPYSRTNGKESVDKKILD; encoded by the exons ATGGAGGTCAGGTACAACCAAGAGACGGAAGGAATGATGTTGAAGAATGGACTTAAGGAGGGCAAAGACGGGAAGGACTCGCAGGGCAGTTTGTCCAAAAGCTTTCTAAAGGAGCAACAGAGCTCTTTTTCCTCCTCTGGGACGGCAGAAAACTGCGAGAAAAACAGGGGGAGCGCCGCAGACCCGGACTACTGTCGGAGGATACTTGTGCGAG ATGCGAAAGGCTCCATCAGAGAGATTATCCTACCAAAGGGTTTGGATTTGGACCGGCCCAAAAGAACTCGCACCTCTTTCACCGCGGAACAACTCTACAGGTTAGAGATGGAGTTTCAGAGGTGTCAGTATGTTGTGGGAAGGGAGCGAACGGAATTGGCCCGCCAGCTCAATCTGTCCGAAACTCAG GTAAAAGTTTGGTTCCAGAACCGGCGCACAAAGCAGAAAAAAGACCAGGGGAAAGACTCCGAGCTGCGCTCAGTGGTCTCCGAGACGGCAGCAACCTGCAGTGTCCTCAGACTGCTGGAGCAGGGTCGACTCCTCACACCCTCCGGCCTACCAGGCATCTTGCCCCACTGCGGTAGCAGCACTTTGGGCTCGGCCCTGCGGCCCCCCTCCATTAGCATGGGCAGCAATAGCAGCAGCATCGGCGGTAGCAGCGGAGCCGCTGGCGGAAGCCCAACTCTACCCGCCGTCACCAGCTCGGGGACGGTGCCAGGCCTGCAGAGCTCGGCGGCGGCTCACAGCTTGTTTAGCTTCCCCATGCCCTCCTTACTGGGCGGCGTCGCCAGCCGCATGCCGTCGAACCCGCTGACCATGGCGAGTTCGTTAGCCGGCAATCTGCAAGAACTCTCTGCTCGCTATCTGAGCTCTTCTGCTTTTGAGCCTTACTCGCGGACCAATGGCAAAGAATCCGTGGACAAGAAGATTTTGGACTGA